The proteins below are encoded in one region of Triticum aestivum cultivar Chinese Spring chromosome 1B, IWGSC CS RefSeq v2.1, whole genome shotgun sequence:
- the LOC123085106 gene encoding flowering-promoting factor 1-like protein 1: MSSESEPKTSEPGVWVFKNGVMRLVENPRSEQTSTVRRKALMHTPSGKVVSSYSALESELRALGWERYYEDPALLQFHKRGSLDLISLPSDFSHFASVHMYDIVIKNRDSFRVVDF; this comes from the coding sequence ATGTCGTCTGAGTCGGAGCCCAAGACCTCGGAACCGGGGGTGTGGGTGTTCAAGAACGGGGTGATGCGGCTGGTGGAGAACCCCAGGAGCGAGCAGACGTCGACGGTGCGTCGGAAGGCGCTGATGCACACGCCAAGCGGCAAGGTGGTGAGTTCCTACTCGGCGCTGGAGTCGGAGCTGAGGGCGCTGGGGTGGGAGCGCTACTACGAGGACCCGGCGCTGCTGCAGTTCCACAAGCGCGGCAGCCTCGACCTCATCTCCCTCCCCAGTGACTTCTCCCACTTCGCCTCCGTCCACATGTACGACATCGTCATCAAGAACCGAGACTCCTTTCGCGTGGTCGATTTCTAG